In Streptomyces sp. NBC_01439, the following are encoded in one genomic region:
- a CDS encoding NUDIX domain-containing protein — protein sequence MPNNPPDEGNTVAQQTDDRSQALKPALESMTLLVAAVIVHDKATNRVVLLQRSENAKFAQGLWDLPVGKSEPGEPITETAVRELYEETGLTVKPESLKVAHIIHGAWGVEAPNGFLTVVFAAHEWTGEPENREPRKHAQVCWVDADAIPGEFVDTTSSALCSYLAHGTQVSLDGWHSH from the coding sequence ATGCCCAACAACCCGCCCGACGAAGGGAACACCGTGGCCCAGCAGACCGACGACCGCTCTCAAGCCCTCAAGCCGGCGCTCGAATCGATGACCCTGCTGGTCGCGGCCGTCATCGTCCACGACAAGGCCACCAACCGCGTCGTCCTCCTCCAGCGCAGCGAGAACGCGAAGTTCGCTCAGGGCCTGTGGGACCTCCCAGTCGGCAAGAGTGAACCGGGCGAACCGATCACCGAGACGGCAGTCCGCGAGCTCTACGAGGAGACCGGCCTCACGGTGAAGCCCGAGTCCCTCAAGGTCGCCCACATCATCCACGGCGCCTGGGGCGTCGAAGCCCCGAACGGCTTCCTCACGGTCGTCTTCGCCGCCCACGAATGGACCGGCGAACCCGAAAACCGCGAACCCCGCAAGCACGCCCAGGTCTGCTGGGTCGATGCCGACGCCATCCCCGGGGAGTTCGTGGACACCACTTCGAGCGCGCTCTGCTCCTACCTCGCTCATGGCACCCAGGTCTCCCTCGACGGGTGGCATTCACACTGA